From Granulicella sp. WH15, the proteins below share one genomic window:
- a CDS encoding DUF6798 domain-containing protein, producing MATTVVERISETSPVSALGQISARGPVLVTTLTLLVLIVHGYHPWSEDGGLYAAGIKHLLAPQLYPHQTEFVTGHLRFSLFAPAVAALTRSSRLPLDWVLLFLYCATTWLTLYAAWQLATRIFTSVPARCGGVVLLACWLSLPLAGTALMLMDPYVTARSISTPLSILALCWVLDALAGESTKAWLLCTAALLLAAAVHPLMAGYAIGSVLLLASLGSSRRFLRLWAGFAIAAASLLLALAIQLYAAPESADYVRIAMTRYYWFPGQWQWYERIGLIAPLLILAALLLWKNRASAGAAYTTTIRMSIALGSLSLVIAALFSRARLATHTVARLQPLRTFQTVYIVMILVLGATLAEYLLKKSPWRWAVLITLASAPMYIAQRAVAPASLHIELPWRTPQNSWVQAFLWIRGNTPTDALFAMDPHYITSDGEDAQSFRAVAERSTLPDYSKDGGEASITPQLTSAWAAGQSLQANIEHQSDAARLATLASVGVDWIILRASSQTAFACPYRNAVVKVCRLH from the coding sequence ATGGCCACAACCGTAGTTGAAAGAATCTCGGAGACCAGCCCGGTAAGCGCCCTCGGCCAGATCTCCGCACGCGGCCCCGTCCTCGTAACCACCCTGACGCTCCTCGTGCTGATCGTCCACGGCTATCACCCCTGGTCCGAGGACGGCGGCCTCTACGCGGCGGGCATCAAGCACCTGCTGGCCCCGCAGCTCTACCCCCACCAGACCGAGTTCGTCACCGGCCATCTGCGCTTCTCGCTCTTCGCCCCGGCCGTCGCCGCGCTCACCCGCTCCAGCCGCCTGCCGCTCGACTGGGTGCTGCTGTTCCTTTATTGCGCTACCACTTGGCTCACCCTCTACGCCGCCTGGCAGCTCGCCACGCGGATCTTCACCAGTGTCCCCGCACGCTGCGGCGGCGTCGTCCTGCTGGCCTGCTGGCTCAGCCTCCCCCTCGCGGGCACAGCGCTCATGCTGATGGACCCCTATGTGACCGCGCGCAGCATCTCCACGCCGCTCAGTATCCTCGCGCTCTGCTGGGTTCTGGACGCGCTGGCTGGCGAGAGCACAAAGGCGTGGTTGCTCTGCACAGCGGCCCTGCTCCTCGCGGCCGCAGTGCATCCGCTCATGGCGGGCTACGCCATCGGCAGCGTCCTGCTGCTCGCAAGCCTCGGATCGAGCCGCCGCTTCCTGCGCCTGTGGGCCGGCTTCGCCATCGCCGCGGCTTCCCTGCTGCTGGCGCTGGCAATCCAGCTATACGCCGCGCCCGAGTCCGCCGACTACGTCCGCATCGCGATGACCCGCTACTACTGGTTCCCCGGCCAGTGGCAGTGGTACGAGCGCATCGGCCTGATCGCGCCGCTGCTGATCCTCGCCGCCCTGCTGTTATGGAAGAACCGCGCCTCCGCGGGAGCAGCCTACACCACGACGATCCGCATGAGCATCGCGCTGGGATCGCTCTCGCTGGTGATCGCAGCCCTCTTCTCTCGCGCGCGCCTAGCCACCCATACCGTCGCCCGCCTGCAACCGCTGCGCACCTTCCAGACCGTCTACATCGTGATGATTCTCGTGCTCGGCGCGACGCTGGCCGAGTACCTTCTGAAGAAGAGTCCTTGGCGCTGGGCCGTTCTAATTACTCTCGCGAGCGCCCCCATGTACATCGCGCAGCGCGCCGTCGCCCCCGCCTCCCTGCACATCGAGCTGCCTTGGCGCACCCCGCAAAACTCGTGGGTGCAAGCCTTCCTCTGGATACGCGGAAACACCCCTACCGATGCGCTCTTCGCGATGGATCCGCACTACATCACCAGCGACGGCGAGGACGCCCAGAGCTTCCGCGCCGTCGCCGAGCGCAGCACGCTGCCCGACTACTCGAAGGACGGCGGCGAGGCATCCATCACCCCGCAGCTCACCAGCGCATGGGCCGCTGGCCAGAGCCTCCAGGCCAACATCGAGCACCAGAGCGATGCCGCCCGACTCGCCACACTGGCCTCCGTCGGCGTCGACTGGATCATCCTCCGTGCGTCCTCACAGACGGCCTTTGCCTGCCCCTACCGGAACGCCGTCGTAAAGGTCTGCCGCCTGCACTGA